The Methanobrevibacter sp. nucleotide sequence TTTGACATGGATTATATTGCGCATCATAATGAGTTAACAGAATCAAATCCTTATTTTAAATTGTTTTTAACAATTTTCCTGTTAATATTAACATTAGCACTTGATAATCTATATTTTGATATATTCATCTTCATAGCAATGTCCATTGTGATATTGGCTATAGCAAGGATAAATTATCGTTCATATCTGAAATTCCTTTCAATTCCAATGGTTTTTGTAGTTCTGACATGTCTGTTCCTTATATTCTTCTTTGGAAAAGGACAGGTTATTTATGAAACAGGTATATTCGGCATTGTTGTTACTACAGATTCACTGCACTACGGTGTTTACACATTCTTTAGGGTTATAGGATGTCTGCCTTTATTAGGATTTTTGGCTTTAACAACCCCTATTGCAAAAATTTTGCATTGTCTGGCTACACTTAAAGTTCCAAAAGTAGTTATTGAAATTGCACTTTTGATGTATAATTCAATATTTATATTCCTAAATGAAATTGACACCATGCAAAAGGCACAGGAAACCCGTCTGGGATACAGTACCTATTTCGGATCTTTCAAGTCTTTAGGTGCTCTTGCAAGTACAATATTTTTAAGGTCTCTAGATAAAAGTGAGACATTACAGCATTCTTTAGATTCCAGAGGTTATTCAGGAGAACTACCGGTTTACACACCTAGAAAGAGGGGAGATTAAATGTTGGAAGTAAGAAATATTAAATATTCATATAACAGTGACTATCAAGCTTTAAAAGGAGTTAGCCTAAAAGTTGAAAAAGGAGAAATGGTTTCTCTTTTAGGTAAGAACGGTGCTGGTAAGTCAACATTGTTCTTGCATTTGAATGGAATTTACGAACCTGATGAAGGACAGGTCTTCATTGACGGTGAAGAGTTGAAATACGATAAAAAATCATTGCTCAAATTCAGACAGAAAGTTGGAATAGTATTTCAAAATCCTGACGACCAGATTTTTGCTCCAACTGTAGAGGAAGATGTTGCTTTCGGACCTCTAAATCTGGGATTGCCTATGGAAGAGGTTCAGGACAGGGTAGAAGAAGCCCTTGCTCGTGTTGGTATGAGCGGTTTTGAAAAGAAGGCTCCTCATCATTTAAGTGGAGGCCAAAAGAAAAGAGTTGCAATTGCAGGAATTCTTGCAATGAAGCCGGAAATCATGGTTTTGGATGAACCTACTGCAGGTCTTGACCCTCAGGGAGTAACAAACCTGACCAAACTGCTGAAGGAACTCAATGATGAAGGAATCACAATCATTATTTCTACTCATGAAGTCGATCTGGTTCCAAATTATGCAAAAAGGGTTTTCGTATTGGTTGACGGTTTGCTGATAGCTGAAGGAACTCCTAAGGAAATATTTTCTCAGCCTGAAATTCTTGAACAGGCAAATTTGAAAGTACCTATTGTTACTGAACTGTTCCAGCAGCTTGAAGATGAAGGCTTTGATATGGGAAATGATTATCCGTTAACTATCGAGGAAGCTAAAAATAAGTTTTTAACTCTGTTAAACAAAAACTAATTTTTTTTTAAATCAGAATTTTTTCATAATTTTAATATCCAAAGTATTACTCGCAGTAATAATTCATAATACTTTTTTATATCTAACTAAATTATTTATATAATTAATAACACATTTTTTTATAAGGTGAATTTAAATGAGAATTGGAATTTGTGATACTACATTTGCCCGTTTTGATATGGCTTCAGCAGCTATTGATGAACTGAAAAACAACGCTTATGATTTAAAAATAATTCGTGAAACAGTTCCGGGCGTCAAAGACTTGCCTGTAACTGCAAAAATTCTCATTGAAGAAGAAAACTGTGATATTGTAATGGCACTTGGTATGCCTGGGCCAATGGAAAAGGATAAGATGTGTGCTCATGAGGCATCTACCGGGCTGATTAATGCACAGCTTATGACAAACACTCATATTCTGGAGGTATTTGTCCATGAAGATGAAGAGGAAGATCCTGTTGAACTTGCAAAACTTGCAGAAAACAGAGCCCGTGAACATGCACAAAATTTAATCAAGATGATGTATCACAGAAAAGCAATGAGAAAAGAAGCTGGAATGGGTATGCGTGAAGGAAAAGAAGATGCAGGACCACTATAAGGTGTATAATGTCATATAAAGTAACTGATGAAGATAGAAATGATACATATGTTGTTCTTCCGGCATATAATGAAGCCACTAGAATCCAGCCTGTCCTAGAGGATATAGCTAGTAAAGGATATAACATGGTCATTGTTAACGATGGCTCATCAGACAATACTCTGGAAGTTATCAAGCAATCCAAGAAATTGTTTCCAGACCAGATTCATATCTTCAATCTGCTTATCAACAGAGGTGTGGGAGTTGCCACACAGACAGGTTTTGAAGCTGTCTTGAAATATAATCCTAAATATATAGTCAGCATGGATTCGGACGGGCAGCATTCTGCCGATGATTTGGACAATGTCATAAAACCATTGGTTACTGGTGAAGCTAAGGCAGTCATTGGAGTAAGGCCTCTAAAGGACATGCCAAGAAGCAGAAACTATGCGAATGCAATCATGAATCTGCTTACAAGAATATTTTATAGGGTTGATGTAAGCGATTCCCAGACAGGATTCAGGGCAATAACCGTTGATGCATTGGAAAAAATCAGCATTAACGCTACAGGATATCTTATATCTTCAGAATTCATTCGTGAAATCAACGACAATAATATTCCATTTGCCGAGGTTCCTATTAAAACAATTTACACTCCTGAAACTCAGGCAAAAGGAACAAATGCTATTGTCGCACTTAAAATATTACTACAAATGATTAAACATCAATTTTAAAAGGTGATAATGTGTATTTATATGCTTTGATATTTCCAATAATTTCATTAATAGCGATTATTTGGTTTATTACAAGATATTTAAAAGGAAAAAATTCATTCTTTACAGTTTTTTTATGGTCAATATTTTGGATAGTTGTTAGTTTATTTGCAATATTTCCTAATGTCAGTATGACCTTTGCACGGATATTCGGTATAACCCGTGGGCTTGACTTTATAATCATTTTAGTATTTGTAATATTATTTTATACAATTTTAAAACTTTATTTCATTGTCGATAAGATGCAGAATGATTTGAATAAGATAGTTAAGGAAGTTGCACTTAACAATGAAATCACTCTTGAGGAAGAAGAGGAATAACTTATGCTTTATTTTAGAGGATGCACTGCCAGAGAAAAAGAAACAGGCATACAGGATGCAACAGAAAAGCTATTGAAATTAGCTGAAGTTGACTATCATGTACTGGAAGACGAAAAATGCTGCGGTTCCGTTCTGCTTCGGACAGGATTTTTGGATGAGGCATCTGAGCAGATTGCAAAAAACACCAAAATCCTAAGCAAAGAGGATTTAATCGTCACCTCCTGTGCCGGATGCTACAAGACACTGAAAGAGGATTACGAGGGTCTGAATGTAATTCACATTTCACAGCTTCTCGACGA carries:
- the cbiQ gene encoding cobalt ECF transporter T component CbiQ; amino-acid sequence: MKFDMDYIAHHNELTESNPYFKLFLTIFLLILTLALDNLYFDIFIFIAMSIVILAIARINYRSYLKFLSIPMVFVVLTCLFLIFFFGKGQVIYETGIFGIVVTTDSLHYGVYTFFRVIGCLPLLGFLALTTPIAKILHCLATLKVPKVVIEIALLMYNSIFIFLNEIDTMQKAQETRLGYSTYFGSFKSLGALASTIFLRSLDKSETLQHSLDSRGYSGELPVYTPRKRGD
- a CDS encoding ATP-binding cassette domain-containing protein; amino-acid sequence: MLEVRNIKYSYNSDYQALKGVSLKVEKGEMVSLLGKNGAGKSTLFLHLNGIYEPDEGQVFIDGEELKYDKKSLLKFRQKVGIVFQNPDDQIFAPTVEEDVAFGPLNLGLPMEEVQDRVEEALARVGMSGFEKKAPHHLSGGQKKRVAIAGILAMKPEIMVLDEPTAGLDPQGVTNLTKLLKELNDEGITIIISTHEVDLVPNYAKRVFVLVDGLLIAEGTPKEIFSQPEILEQANLKVPIVTELFQQLEDEGFDMGNDYPLTIEEAKNKFLTLLNKN
- the ribC gene encoding riboflavin synthase, producing MRIGICDTTFARFDMASAAIDELKNNAYDLKIIRETVPGVKDLPVTAKILIEEENCDIVMALGMPGPMEKDKMCAHEASTGLINAQLMTNTHILEVFVHEDEEEDPVELAKLAENRAREHAQNLIKMMYHRKAMRKEAGMGMREGKEDAGPL
- a CDS encoding glycosyltransferase family 2 protein, producing MSYKVTDEDRNDTYVVLPAYNEATRIQPVLEDIASKGYNMVIVNDGSSDNTLEVIKQSKKLFPDQIHIFNLLINRGVGVATQTGFEAVLKYNPKYIVSMDSDGQHSADDLDNVIKPLVTGEAKAVIGVRPLKDMPRSRNYANAIMNLLTRIFYRVDVSDSQTGFRAITVDALEKISINATGYLISSEFIREINDNNIPFAEVPIKTIYTPETQAKGTNAIVALKILLQMIKHQF
- a CDS encoding DUF2304 family protein, which codes for MYLYALIFPIISLIAIIWFITRYLKGKNSFFTVFLWSIFWIVVSLFAIFPNVSMTFARIFGITRGLDFIIILVFVILFYTILKLYFIVDKMQNDLNKIVKEVALNNEITLEEEEE